In Amyelois transitella isolate CPQ chromosome 28, ilAmyTran1.1, whole genome shotgun sequence, the following are encoded in one genomic region:
- the LOC132903688 gene encoding piggyBac transposable element-derived protein 3-like isoform X1, whose amino-acid sequence MAGFFGGIGGSRLPLNENDIENVLTAMGDGNLSDIDEFEDSDDDCDPTAIERLVLEGLDSGDVLLDQSYAEPIPDQGQCLPPPSAVSFGEDISCSSANTNNIPLQVSQLPSHTINTPTPDNFAQRSSTRSSSSHSPTVSSSRENRNSTRRNTANIQPVQPNSTNRSTFSIQNQPSTSRPDLWKETPFEDKPHNFEKPSVRPVQAPVEYFKEYFDDEFYELISLCTNNYFMRKSGRELKTSRSEIIKLFGIHIMMGCIPYPRVTMYWRAGIALEKITSKMSRDRFQALRNALHVVNTDIQPPSQEPNVLWKVQPIIDQVRNGCYKQERTPGYYSIDEQMIPFTGRCAVRQVVKNKPRPVGLKNFVLTTSSGLMLDFEIYKGAKTMFEETRLGLGPSVILHLARSVPVGSCLYHDRYFTTIPLIEELNKRGIHSTGTIMHNRIPDRTSLKFKKDSLMQRGESQQMVRDSSVLVKWKDNTTVTLASNCTGASTTDIVKRWDRKNRQYIDVPAPKIVMNYNKHMGGVDVLDQQMEYYRTFIKTKKWTLKVLIHFLDLSLVNSWRAYKNDCLANKYPRNKTLDLLDFRLEIAEVLLNSPDKQRRSSDEDTMEINVPKKFKKAIKPSISLRYDGYNHLPQFDDLKSPRACQNENCKSRTKTRCIKCNAYLCIARNQNCFKDFHSA is encoded by the exons ATGGCTGGGTTTTTTGGCGGAATCGGCGGCTCac GCCTGCCTCTAAATGAAAATGATATAGAGAACGTTTTGACAGCGATGGGTGATGGTAATCTCTCGGATATTGACGAATTCGAAGATTCAGACGACGATTGTGACCCAACTGCGATTGAACGGCTGGTATTAGAAGGCCTGGATTCTGGAGACGTCTTATTAGACCAGAGTTATGCTGAGCCCATCCCCGACCAAGGACAGTGTCTACCACCGCCGTCAGCTGTGTCATTTGGCGAAGATATCTCCTGTTCTTCAGCAAATACGAACAATATCCCACTTCAGGTGAGCCAATTGCCAAGTCACACAATTAATACACCAACCCCTGATAATTTCGCACAAAGATCATCTACAAGGTCGTCATCAAGTCATTCTCCTACTGTATCGTCCTCTAGAGAAAACAGGAACAGTACTAGGCGCAACACTGCTAACATTCAACCAGTTCAACCGAATTCTACTAACAGGTCTACTTTCTCCATACAAAACCAACCATCGACTTCGCGCCCTGATCTTTGGAAAGAAACACCTTTTGAAGATAAGCcacacaattttgaaaaacccAGCGTAAGACCAGTTCAAGCTCCTGTAGAGTATTTCAAAGAATATTTTGATGACGAGTTTTATGAACTAATAAGTTtgtgtacaaataattatttcatgcGAAAGAGTGGCAGAGAATTAAAAACATCTCGATctgaaataattaagttatttgGAATCCATATCATGATGGGTTGTATTCCCTATCCAAGGGTGACAATGTATTGGCGGGCTGGAATAGCATTAGAAAAAATTACGTCTAAGATGAGCAGAGATCGCTTTCAAGCACTCAGAAATGCATTGCATGTTGTTAATACAGACATTCAACCCCCTAGTCAAGAACCTAATGTACTTTGGAAGGTGCAGCCAATTATAGACCAAGTAAGAAATGGATGTTATAAACAAGAACGTACTCCCGGTTACTACTCTATCGACGAGCAGATGATACCATTTACTGGAAGATGTGCCGTCCGTCAAGTGGTAAAAAACAAACCTCGACCTGTGGGACTcaaaaactttgttttgaCGACTAGTTCAGGCCTCATGTTGGATTTTGAGATTTACAAAGGCGCAAAGACAATGTTTGAAGAGACGAGGCTAGGCCTCGGACCATCTGTCATTCTTCATTTAGCTAGAAGTGTCCCAGTTGGCAGTTGCTTGTACCACGATAGGTATTTTACTACGATACCTTTGATAGAGGAGTTAAACAAGCGAGGTATCCACAGCACTGGGACTATAATGCATAATCGAATACCTGACAGGACTAGCCTTAAGTTTAAAAAGGACTCACTTATGCAACGAGGCGAAAGTCAGCAAATGGTGCGGGATTCATCAGTTCTTGTAAAATGGAAGGACAATACCACTGTAACCCTAGCGTCCAACTGTACAGGTGCCTCGACCACAGATATTGTGAAACGGTGGGATAGGAAAAACCGTCAATATATCGACGTACCAGCCCCTAAAATAGTGATGAATTATAACAAACACATGGGCGGGGTGGATGTCCTGGACCAGCAAATGGAATACTAtagaacttttataaaaactaaaaaatggACATTGAAGGtacttattcattttttagaTTTGTCTTTAGTTAATTCTTGGCGCGCTTACAAAAATGATTGTTTAGCTAACAAATACCCAAGAAATAAAACGTTAGATTTGTTAGATTTTCGTCTTGAAATAGCGGAGGTATTGCTAAATAGCCCTGATAAGCAGCGTCGTTCCTCTGATGAAGATACGATGGAGATTAATGTgccaaaaaagtttaaaaaggcCATAAAGCCTTCTATATCTTTAAGATATGATGGTTATAATCACTTGCCACAGTTTGATGACCTTAAGTCTCCTAGAGCATGTCAAAATGAAAATTGCAAAAGTCGTACGAAGACACGATGCATCAAATGCAATGCCTATCTTTGTATAGCTCGTAATCAGAATTGTTTCAAAGATTTTCATTCTGCCTaa
- the LOC132903676 gene encoding uncharacterized protein LOC132903676, with protein sequence MSEGNSKPSTSNNSGGEFTIIQRNGGAVLLRAGYQYTKKITFKSGCITWRCVNWRKKCPAYINIKENNIIKEKSHQCKPDEIKNVVDQKLHECREKVLSSNFSPIPNIYNNFMSEFENAGLDLLKKLPSFGNIKSSLYNARNKKAGVTKIQCNLPEEVIVPLQFKEFVLADYYNESSETRIIVFADSEVLEQIKHIKIYFSDGTFECCPKPFVQLYSIHGDLGSNEEHTRIVPLMYVLLNRKTEEIYTTLFQVLKEHIPDWEPLIYVTDYEQAAMNAISKVFPSVEVKGCYFHFSHNVWKKAKALNLTKEKRLRKHVALSALLPLLPREFISDGWCYLMEDSPESNEIQQFNDYMVTQWLEDENFVNIWCVHNQRHRTTNAVESWHKKLNSTLPKKPNLFQLLKVLKDDASLQKVNIKKHNFELPNPKRRLTKVIANDNWFKHVTNELLSGKITVGHCLEKLRL encoded by the exons ATGTCAGAAGGTAATAGCAAGCCCTCTACCTCTAATAACTCTGGTGGTGAGTTCACAATTATACAGAGGAACGGTGGTGCAGTTTTGTTGCGGGCTGGTTACCAATATACTAAGAAAATAACATTCAAAAGTGGATGTATTACGTGGAGATGCGTGAATTGGCGCAAAAAGTGCCcggcatatataaatataaag gaaaacaacattataaaagaaaaaagtcacCAATGTAAGCCggacgaaataaaaaatgtagtagATCAAAAATTACATGAATGCCGAGAAAAGGTTCTATCTTCGAATTTTTCACCAATACCCAATATTTACAACAACTTTATGTCAGAATTCGAAAATGCAGGCTTGGATCTCTTAAAAAAGCTTCCGTCATTCGGAAACATTAAATCTTCTTTATATAATGCCAGAAATAAGAAAGCCGGAGTGACAAAAATACAATGCAATTTGCCTGAAGAAGTTATAGTTCCTTTGCAGTTCAAGGAATTTGTTCTTGCCGACTACTATAATGAATCTTCCGAAACTCGAATTATAGTTTTTGCTGATAGCGAAGTCCTGGAACAAATTAAACATAtcaagatttattttagtgaCGGAACTTTTGAGTGCTGCCCAAAACCATTTGTACAACTTTATTCTATACACGGCGATCTCGGAAGCAATGAAGAGCACACAAGAATAGTGCCTTTAATGTACGTGTTGCTGAATAGAAAAACTGAAGAAATTTACACAACACTTTTTCAAGTATTAAAGGAACATATTCCAGATTGGGAACCGTTGATATATGTGACAGATTATGAACAAGCGGCTATGAATGCCATATCAAAAGTTTTCCCTTCAGTCGAAGTAAAAGGATGTTACTTTCATTTTTCACACAACGTGTGGAAGAAGGCTAAAGCGCTAAATTTAACTAAAGAAAAGAGACTCCGAAAACATGTAGCGCTCTCAGCTCTCCTGCCGCTGCTACCTCGAGAATTCATCTCAGACGGGTGGTGCTATTTAATGGAAGACAGTCCTGAATCTAATGAAATTCAACAATTCAACGATTATATGGTGACACAATGGCTGGAAGACGAAAATTTTGTCAACATTTGGTGTGTTCATAATCAACGTCACCGCACAACCAATGCTGTAGAATCTTGGcataaaaaactaaacagTACTCTGCCAAAGAAACCCAATTTATTTCAActcttaaaagttttaaaagatGATGCCAGTCTTCAAAAGGTTAACATTAAAAAGCATAATTTTGAGCTGCCGAACCCGAAGCGAAGACTAACCAAAGTGATTGCTAACGACAACTGGTTTAAACACGTAACTAATGAACTTTTGTCAGGTAAAATCACAGTTGGTCACTGCCTGGAAAAGTTAAGAttatga
- the LOC132903673 gene encoding uncharacterized protein LOC132903673: MSQTNIDPELLITLIEIRPILWDKTLENYKDNNLRTAAWREVCIVLREDFQELEEKERQSYAKMVVKKWNQIRDSWKRSLNAKKKINKSGSAAVNTKKYCYHDQLLFLKKNMDPAETQDSGGNKAADIEEGDTENPIQNEESENEPIIGSPGQENPAGGAKRLKRSVLPRQRLSVMDQKMASFIDHQMKSQPNTQNEDRNLSFFKSLLPTLASLNDDQILQFQAGVISLLQNIKSRNFNQWSSQQPSTFNNSYQSAGYFTPHYSVQSSPSAQSVESQSSDFPDFTNI; the protein is encoded by the exons ATGTCGCAAACAAATATTGATCCCGAACTTcttattacactaattgaaATTAGGCCTATATTATGGGATAAAACGCtggaaaattataaagataacaACTTGCGAACTGCAGCATGGCGCGAAGTTTGCATTGTTTTGAGAGAAGACTTTCAAGAACTTGAGGAAAAAGAAAGACAAAGCTAtg ctAAAATGGTCGTTAAAAAATGGAATCAGATAAGAGACAGCTGGAAGAGGAGTTTAAAtgcgaaaaagaaaataaataaatctggaTCTGCTGCAGTTAATACCAAAAAATACTGTTATCACGACCagttgttgtttttaaaaaaaaatatggatccGGCTGAAACACAAGACAGTGGCGGTAACAAAGCTGCAGATATTGAAGAGGGTGATACGGAAAATCCTATCCAAAATGAAGAAAGTGAAAATGAACCTATTATCGGAAGTCCAGGACAAGAAAATCCTGCAGGTGGTGCTAAACGACTTAAGAGAAGTGTACTACCAAGGCAGAGACTTTCTGTAATGGATCAAAAAATGGCGAGTTTCATTGATCACCAGATGAAAAGTCAGCCGAATACGCAGAATGAAGATCGTAACTtgtcattttttaaaagtttacttCCTACACTAGCTTCACTCAACGATGatcaaatattacaatttcaagcaggtgttataagtttgttgcaaaatataaaaagccgCAATTTTAACCAATGGTCCTCTCAACAACCATCTACTTTTAACAACTCTTATCAATCAGCAGGTTATTTCACACCGCATTACAGCGTTCAGTCATCGCCATCTGCACAATCAGTTGAATCGCAGAGCTCTGATTTTCCGGATTTcactaatatttaa
- the LOC132903688 gene encoding uncharacterized protein LOC132903688 isoform X2: MAGFFGGIGGSRLPLNENDIENVLTAMGDGNLSDIDEFEDSDDDCDPTAIERLVLEGLDSGDVLLDQSYAEPIPDQGQCLPPPSAVSFGEDISCSSANTNNIPLQVYFLHTKPTIDFAP; this comes from the exons ATGGCTGGGTTTTTTGGCGGAATCGGCGGCTCac GCCTGCCTCTAAATGAAAATGATATAGAGAACGTTTTGACAGCGATGGGTGATGGTAATCTCTCGGATATTGACGAATTCGAAGATTCAGACGACGATTGTGACCCAACTGCGATTGAACGGCTGGTATTAGAAGGCCTGGATTCTGGAGACGTCTTATTAGACCAGAGTTATGCTGAGCCCATCCCCGACCAAGGACAGTGTCTACCACCGCCGTCAGCTGTGTCATTTGGCGAAGATATCTCCTGTTCTTCAGCAAATACGAACAATATCCCACTTCAG GTCTACTTTCTCCATACAAAACCAACCATCGACTTCGCGCCCTGA
- the LOC132903672 gene encoding uncharacterized protein LOC132903672, giving the protein MRKSITPEEKLAICLRYLASGCSYMDLHYAYRVGVSTINSIIVEVTNVIWNNLHQEFMKLPDTKYEWEQIADAFYNKANFPHCIGAVDGKHIRMKKPSHSGSMYMNYKNFFSIVLLAVVDSNYRFTYISVGSYGKECDSSIFKESTFWKRLNDGSLDLPEARPLFTGLESRVPFVIVGDEAFGLHYNLLRPYGGTHLDKNKRIFNYRLTRARRYVECAFGILANKWRIFHRPLDVSTSTAISIVKTCAVLHNYIMHNESSYANIDSNDSTISLENVRNEPNTRGGRCANTIRTEFTNYFVSEVGAVPWQDEAIQG; this is encoded by the exons ATGAGAAAAAGCATCACACCTGAAGAAAAGTTAGCAATATGTTTAAG GTACTTGGCATCTGGGTGTTCGTACATGGATTTGCATTACGCATATCGAGTGGGAGTCTCAACAATCAACTCAATAATAGTAGAAGTAACAAACGTCATATGGAATAATTTGCATCAGGAGTTTATGAAATTGCCCGACACAAAATATGAGTGGGAACAAATTGCTGacgcattttataataaagctaACTTTCCTCACTGCATTGGTGCAGTTGATGGGAAGCACATAAGAATGAAGAAACCAAGTCACAGCGGTTCTATGTACATGAAttacaagaattttttttccattgtaTTGCTAGCGGTAGTGGATTCGAATTATAGATTCACCTATATCAGCGTAGGCTCTTATGGCAAAGAATGCGACTCCTCTATATTCAAAGAATCTACTTTCTGGAAAAGATTAAATGATGGCAGTTTAGATTTACCAGAAGCTCGTCCTCTCTTTACAGGTTTGGAATCACGTGTTCCATTTGTGATAGTGGGTGATGAAGCATTTGGTTTGCATTATAATCTGTTGAGACCCTATGGAGGAACtcatttagataaaaataaaaggatatTTAACTATCGATTAACAAGAGCCAGACGTTATGTGGAGTGCGCGTTTGGAATATTGGCAAATAAATGGCGAATATTTCATCGTCCATTGGACGTAAGCACCAGTACAGCTATCTCGATAGTTAAAACTTGCGCCGTGCTTCATAACTATATCATGCATAATGAAAGTTCATATGCGAACATTGACAGCAACGATTCAACGATATCTTTGGAAAACGTACGTAATGAGCCAAATACACGAGGTGGACGCTGTGCTAACACAATACGAACAGAGTtcacaaattattttgtttctgaaGTGGGAGCTGTACCTTGGCAAGACGAAGCAATACAAGgataa